One genomic region from Ptychodera flava strain L36383 chromosome 14, AS_Pfla_20210202, whole genome shotgun sequence encodes:
- the LOC139148993 gene encoding LOW QUALITY PROTEIN: leucine-rich repeat-containing protein 9-like (The sequence of the model RefSeq protein was modified relative to this genomic sequence to represent the inferred CDS: inserted 1 base in 1 codon), whose translation MSTPSPTGSEKPAKSGVSDVEEEDILKEVCNVNGIKYHRLEQAPAENVKLIEMFFSGFPKIVGMDRFPNLTALCVVGQDIDRMCGLTPLTRLRELWLCECKIQRIEGLQECKRMEKLYLYDNKISKIENISHLKNLERLWLMKNNISVIEGLSGLLYLEELNLAENQIEKIGHSLDAHIRLENLNISGNKIYSFKELTNLVRLPNLKCLGLKDPQYSPNPVCLLCNYSTHVLYHLPTLERLDTYDVSNKNIRELAEATVVKKKMYYNMREKTIRRNMTELMSLLKKEKAKLNQFPFERIRALTEMIKVMERERDEMKGNKALHDEDKGKDEETEIHGSGTESDTQEEEKQSNSKKLKKKLQAVKERVKSYHGKVDEIEKCFAESTGRVRQVSDMTVRRLLTELETGGNVRFEDGRSADVWFTSCHDLILSRFCAADYKDYGVLGIKIHRITRVHNRILRFKFDDKLSGIIDKEDPLGVSKGHSVKKLLEYLFFVWDPELPGGKNELMRVLEEGPMDADTYKQLGRDGAIPLSNSLSLCEKPRIDYMQREAKNKALSDPCPFRHGQLVVCKVYLGKSVPALDVKMVHKPIYPRADSVFRPKRHEKCSGGSGGSLSPQCECTSRQCEWFVFDHELVLPEYVIDFEYITKYKPKSPFAFLSDGISDSNDGSKKNEDSDPTLDDDVVNMEPELKPRPRLIALTEELVLKATKASSLQGVTVLNLHGNGLTKLKLMSAMPMLKKLIVSFNELTRLDDVAHMQHLEYLDASFNKIFTLEGMRGMSKMKTLDLSWNELSNTRDELSILRKHCSTVTTLDLRHNPWQKPDGLHLRTIGRLKSLTKLNGSSVTESEATAALRMAAGSRISQVSLLAHSRTDKTRPRSLSLDSCAQVLWSTSRNKPDRTSESDSQWYLQVTTLNLDGQHITKLSNLDRLENLRWASFNDNDITKIEGFDNCNNLEELSLEDNCISKLEGVSKLSKLRGLNLSNNNIISLEGGGLEKLGELQYLSIENNKITSLAGLSRVPSLIELYIGNNCITNIREIFHLKNLPNFVILDLFGNPVASEADNYRLFVVYHLKTLKALDGIAIESSEGGTAKDTFGGRLTQDFVAERLGHANFLEVRELDFPQCGIRQVDLGSGEQFLNLRSVNLEHNSLISFSGLIYLVNLRVLCLNHNHIETVVAKPKSTSSKQQQKSSLQSTAQSNSQDMYNPENFTPVLENLEVLHLGYNGIXDLLKLQISRLPSLKALFLQGNEIQKIEGLEGLQDLRELVLDRNKIKNLTEYSFMNQWNLVELHMEENRLRELSNFHHLENLQRLYLGMNRVQDMTELEKLEVLPNLIELSVISNPVSRRLMHRPMLVYRQPNLLCIDGIPVSAEERTKAELYFMEQQPVGMLAGMEGSLPGISSFKTTAAAPLKVTNMQLGTQASSSDRHGWSTSIRYGPEDTQITTQPQETRSRQPQRGSGRGDAHGSGMANNIRVGYSHFGSGQNSGNNSSGNRGQYVPHQIPYVPHQPPSSNSADNVYCGHNESLARLSNSNGRKRP comes from the exons ATGTCTACTCCTAGTCCTACAGGATCTGAAAAGCCTGCCAAGTCAGGCGTTTCAGACGTCGAGGAAGAAGACATTCTGAAAGAAGTG TGCAATGTCAATGGAATTAAGTATCACAGACTTGAACAGGCCCCGGCAGAAAATGTTAAGCTTATTGAAATGTTCTTCTCCGGCTTTCCCAAAATTGTTGGGATGGATCGCTTCCCCAATCTCACTGCACTTTGCGTAGTTGGGCAAGACATTGATAGAATGTGTGGGTTAACACCTCTCACAAGACTGCGAGAACTCTGGCTTTGTGAATGCAAAATACAA AGGATAGAAGGCCTTCAAGAATGTAAGCGAATGGAGAAACTATACTTATATGACAACAAGATATCAAAGATAGAGAATATATCCCATTTAAAAAACCTTGAAAGACTGTGGTTGATGAAGAACAATATTTCAGTTATTGAG GGACTTTCTGGTCTTCTGTATCTTGAAGAATTGAATCTGGCTGAAAACCAAATAGAGAAAATAG GTCATTCATTAGATGCTCATATTAGActggaaaatttgaatatatctggAAACAAAATTTACTCATTCAAG gaGCTGACAAACCTGGTAAGATTACCAAACCTGAAATGCCTTGGACTGAAGGATCCGCAATATTCCCCAAATCCAGTGTGTTTGTTGTGCAATTACTCCACTCATGTGCTCTATCATTTACCCACATTAGAAAGATTAGATACGTATGATGTGTCAAATAAGAACATCAGAGAATTAGCTGAG GCTACTGTAGTTAAAAAGAAGATGTATTACAACATGCGAGAGAAGACAATCAGAAGAAATATGACAGAATTGATGTCACTTCTCAAGAAGGAGAAAGCAAAGCTGAATCAGTTCCCATTTGAACGAATCAGAGCCCTCACTGAAATGATAAAAGTG ATGGAACGTGAAAGAGATGAAATGAAAGGTAACAAAGCCCTGCATGATGAAGATAAAGGCAAGGATGAGGAGACAGAAATCCATGGCAGCGGTACAGAGAGTGATACACAGGAAGAGGAAAAACAGTCAAACAGCAAAAAACTCAAAAAGAAACTTCAGGCCGTGAAAGAAAGGGTCAAATCTTACCATGGCAAAGTAGATGA GATTGAGAAATGCTTTGCAGAAAGCACAGGGCGGGTTCGTCAAGTGTCTGACATGACAGTCAGGAGATTACTCACAGAATTAGAAACCGGTGGCAACGTACGATTTGAAGATGGCAGATCAGCTGATGTCTG GTTTACGTCATGTCATGATCTGATCTTGTCAAGATTCTGTGCAGCAGATTACAAAGATTATGGAGTACTGGGGATCAAGATACACAGGATCACCAGAGTTCATAACCGTATACTCAGATTCAAGTTTGATGATAAGTTATCAGGGATCATAGACAAAGAAGACCCACTGGGTGTCAGCAA GGGTCATTCTGTGAAGAAGTTGTTAGAATACCTATTCTTTGTATGGGATCCAGAATTGCCTGGTGGCAAGAATGAACTGATGAGGGTTCTAGAAGAGGGACCTATGGATGCAGATACTTATAAG CAACTTGGGAGAGATGGAGCTATTCCATTGTCTAATAGTCTGAGTCTGTGTGAAAAGCCACGTATTGACTACATGCAGAGAGAGGCTAAGAATAAAGCACTGTCTGACCCATGCCCATTCAGACATGGTCAACTGGTAGTGTGTAAAGTCTACCTTGGCAAGAGTGTTCCAGCTCTGGATGTTAAGAT GGTGCACAAACCCATCTATCCCAGAGCTGACTCAGTGTTTAGACCCAAGAGACATGAGAAATGTTCTGGTGGTAGTGGTGGAAGTCTTTCTCCCCAGTGTGAATGCACATCAAGACAGTGTGAATGGTTTGTCTTTGATCATGAGTTAGTCCTGCCAGAGTATGTCATAGATTTTGAATACATCACAAAG TACAAACCAAAGTCACCGTTTGCATTTCTGAGTGACGGCATATCTGACAGTAATGATGGATCCAAAAAGAATGAGGATTCTGATCCAACTCTTGATGATGATGTGGTCAATATGGAACCTGAGTTAAAACCAAGACCAAG ATTGATTGCCTTGACTGAAGAATTAGTCTTAAAAGCAACAAAAGCGTCATCACTCCAGGGAGTCACAGTACTCAatctccatggaaacggacTTACCAAACTGAAACTGATGAGCGCCATGCCAATGCTTAAAAAGCTGATCGTCAGCTTTAATGAGTTAACAAGATTGGATGATGTCGCACACATG CAACATCTAGAATACCTGGATGCGAGTTTCAACAAGATTTTCACCCTGGAAGGAATGAGG GGAATGTCCAAGATGAAGACTCTTGATCTGAGTTGGAATGAACTTTCCAACACCAGAGATGAACTTTCCATTCTCAGGAAACACTGCAGCACAGTCACTACCCTGGATCTCAGACACAACCCCTGGCAAAAG CCTGATGGTCTTCACTTGAGAACCATTGGACGGTTGAAATCACTGACCAAACTGAACGGTTCAAGTGTGACTGAGAGTGAAGCCACTGCAGCACTACGTATGGCGGCAGGCTCACGTATATCACAAGTCTCCTTGCTGGCTCATTCAAGAACAGACAAGACCAGACCAAGAAGTCTCAGTCTTGATTCCTGTGCTCAAGTTTTGTGGTCTACGAGTCGAAACAAGCCTGACAGAACCAGTGAGAGTGACAGTCAATGGTATCTACAG GTCACAACTCTGAATCTAGATGGCCAGCATATCACCAAGCTTTCTAACTTGGACAGGCTAGAGAACCTGCGATGGGCTTCATTCAATGATAATGACATCACCAAGATTGAAGGATTTGATAACTGTAACAATCTGGAAGAACTCTCTCTAGAAGACAACTGTATTTCTAAACTTGAAG GTGTTTCTAAATTATCCAAGCTAAGGGGATTGAATTTGAGTAACAACAATATCATCAGTCTTGAAGGAGGAGGACTTGAGAAGCTTGGGGAATTACAGTATCTGTCCATTGAgaacaacaaaataacatccTTAGCTGGATTGAGCAGAGTTCCATCTCTGATTGAACTTTATATTGGTAATAACTGCATCACAAATATCAGAGAAATATTCCATCTCAAG AACCTGCCAAACTTTGTGATACTTGATCTGTTTGGCAACCCAGTGGCATCAGAAGCTGACAACTATAGGTTGTTTGTAGTATACCATCTGAAGACACTGAAAGCACTAGATGGTATTGCTATT GAATCTTCAGAAGGTGGTACAGCCAAGGACACTTTTGGTGGTAGATTGACTCAAGACTTTGTTGCGGAGAGACTTGGCCATGCCAATTTCCTTGAAGTCAGAGAATTAGACTTCCCGCAGTGTGGTATCAGACAAGTTGATCTTGGATCAGGAGAACAGTTTCTCAATCTCAGAAG TGTCAACTTGGAGCACAATTCATTAATATCATTCAGTGGTCTCATATATTTGGTCAACCTCAGA GTGCTTTGTTTGAATCACAATCACATAGAGACTGTTGTTGCCAAGCCGAAGTCCACATCAAgtaaacaacaacagaaaaGCAGTCTTCAAAGTACAGCACAGAGTAATTCACAGGATATGTACAATCCTGAGAACTTTACTCCAGTACTAGAGAATCTGGAAGTACTCCATCTTGG GTACAATGGAA CTGACCTGTTAAAGTTACAAATCAGTCGACTACCTTCACTCAAAGCTTTGTTTCTTCAAG GAAATGAGATACAAAAGATTGAAGGCTTAGAAGGTCTTCAAGATTTGCGAGAGTTGGTGCTGGATCGCAACAAAATTAAAAACCTGACAGAATATTCCTTCATGAATCAGTGGAATTTGGTAGAGTTACACATGGAAGAGAACAGACTCCGTGAACTGTCCAACTTTCATCATCTGGAGAATCTACAGAGACTGTATCTTGGCATGAATAGAGTACAG GACATGACAGAATTGGAGAAGTTAGAAGTCTTACCAAATCTGATTGAATTGTCTGTCATCAGCAACCCT GTATCAAGGCGTCTGATGCATCGTCCCATGCTGGTGTATCGGCAACCCAATCTACTGTGCATTGATGGAATTCCAGTGAGTGCTGAAGAGAGAACCAAAGCTGAGCTGTACTTTATGGAACAGCAG CCTGTTGGTATGCTTGCCGGTATGGAAGGAAGTCTGCCAGGCATTTCTTCATTCAAAACAACGGCAGCAGCTCCATtgaaagtgaccaatatgcagCTGGGAACACAGGCCTCTTCATCTGACAGACATGGATGGAGCACTTCTATCAGATATGGTCCTGAAGATACACAGATTACAACTCAACCCCAGGAGACTCGAT CTCGTCAGCCACAACGAGGCAGTGGTCGTGGAGATGCACACGGTTCAGGCATGGCCAATAACATCCGTGTTGGATACAGCCACTTTGGTTCTGGTCAGAATTCTGGAAATAACAGCAGCGGTAATCGTGGGCAGTATGTACCACACCAGATACCATACGTTCCACACCAACCACCATCATCAAACAGTGCTGACAATGTTTACTGTGGCCATAATGAAAGTCTTGCAAG GTTATCAAACAGTAATGGTAGAAAACGtccataa